The following proteins are co-located in the Phyllostomus discolor isolate MPI-MPIP mPhyDis1 chromosome 1, mPhyDis1.pri.v3, whole genome shotgun sequence genome:
- the GSX2 gene encoding GS homeobox 2, which translates to MSRSFYVDSLIIKDSSRPEPSLPEPHPGPDFFIPLGMPSPLVMSVSGPGCPSRKSGAFCVCPLCVTSHLHSSRGPTGSGGGGAGTGSTGAGGGRAAGGAGALPLLKSQFSSGPGDAQFCPRVSHAHHHHHPPQHHHHHHQPQQSGSAAAAAAAAAAAAAAAALGHPQHHAPVCAATTYNVADPRRFHCLTMGGSDASQVPNGKRMRTAFTSTQLLELEREFSSNMYLSRLRRIEIATYLNLSEKQVKIWFQNRRVKHKKEGKGTQRNNHAGCKCVGSQAHYARSEDEDSLSPASANEDKEISPL; encoded by the exons ATGTCGCGCTCCTTCTATGTCGACTCGCTCATCATCAAGGATTCCTCACGGCCCGAGCCCTCGCTGCCTGAGCCGCACCCCGGGCCAGATTTCTTCATCCCGTTGGGCATGCCGTCCCCGTTGGTGATGTCGGTGTCCGGGCCCGGCTGCCCGTCTCGCAAGAGCGGCGCGTTCTGCGTTTGCCCTCTCTGCGTCACTTCGCACCTGCACTCCTCTCGGGGACCGACGGGCTCCGGCGGCGGGGGCGCAGGGACTGGGAGTAcaggggctggaggtggcagGGCGGCGGGCGGCGCCGGGGCCTTGCCCCTGCTCAAGAGTCAGTTCTCTTCTGGTCCTGGGGACGCACAGTTTTGCCCGCGCGTGAGCCACGcgcatcatcaccaccacccgCCGcagcaccaccatcaccaccaccagcccCAACAGTCTGGCTCTGCTGCTGCCGCGGCAGctgcggcagcagcggcggccgcggcggcggccTTGGGGCACCCGCAGCACCACGCACCTGTCTGCGCCGCCACCACCTACAACGTGGCGGACCCGCGGAGATTCCACTGCCTCACCATGG GCGGCTCGGACGCCAGCCAGGTACCCAATGGCAAGAGGATGCGGACAGCGTTCACCAGCACGCAGCTCCTGGAGCTGGAGCGAGAATTCTCTTCCAACATGTACCTGTCTCGACTCCGGAGGATCGAAATTGCCACGTACCTGAACCTGTCGGAGAAGCAGGTGAAAATCTGGTTTCAGAACCGCCGGGTAAAGCataagaaggaagggaagggcacGCAGAGGAACAATCACGCGGGCTGCAAGTGCGTCGGCAGCCAAGCGCATTACGCGCGCTCTGAGGATGAGGACTCCTTGTCGCCGGCCTCGGCCAACGAGGACAAGGAGATTTCCCCCTTATGA